In a single window of the Flavobacterium sp. W4I14 genome:
- a CDS encoding ribonuclease Y (product_source=KO:K18682; cath_funfam=1.10.3210.10,3.30.1370.10; cog=COG1418,COG1837; ko=KO:K18682; pfam=PF00013,PF01966,PF12072; smart=SM00322,SM00471; superfamily=109604,54791,58030; tigrfam=TIGR03319; transmembrane_helix_parts=Inside_1_6,TMhelix_7_29,Outside_30_523), with the protein MEIVEILGYVFAVIAGIAIGVVVGRFLLRNLLKQQEVAAQNKVKKILKDAENNAEILKKNKLLEAKEKFLQMKAEHEQEVNAKNNNINQRENTMKQKEQSVNQRMENFNKKEQELDKQKSVLEKQTEIAIKKQEEVEVLKNQHLKQLETIAGLSAEEAKEQLVENLKQEARTQAMMQVKDIVDEAKLTASKEAKKVVIQTIQRTATEAAIENSVSIFHIESDEIKGRVIGREGRNIRALEAATGIEIIVDDTPEAIILSGFDPVRREIARLALHRLVTDGRIHPARIEEIVAKTKKQIEDEIVEIGERTVIDLGIHGLHPELIRMVGRMRYRSSYGQNLLHHSREVANFCATMAAELGLNAKMAKRAGLLHDIGKVPDDNPELPHAILGMQLAEKYKEHPEICNAIGAHHDEIEMTSMISPIVQACDAISGARPGARREVVESYIKRLKDLEELALSYPGVEKTFAIQAGRELRVIVESERITDAQAELLAADISTRIQTEMTYPGQIKVTVIRETRSVAFAK; encoded by the coding sequence ATGGAAATAGTTGAAATATTAGGATACGTATTTGCCGTAATAGCGGGTATTGCTATCGGAGTGGTGGTAGGAAGATTCCTACTGCGGAACTTGCTTAAACAGCAGGAAGTTGCCGCACAGAACAAAGTGAAAAAGATTTTAAAAGATGCAGAAAACAATGCAGAGATCTTAAAAAAGAATAAACTTTTAGAAGCAAAAGAAAAGTTCTTGCAAATGAAAGCGGAGCATGAGCAAGAAGTGAATGCCAAAAACAATAACATTAACCAACGCGAAAATACCATGAAGCAGAAAGAGCAATCGGTAAACCAGCGCATGGAAAATTTTAATAAAAAAGAACAGGAACTCGATAAGCAAAAAAGCGTTTTAGAAAAGCAAACCGAAATCGCGATTAAAAAGCAAGAAGAGGTAGAAGTGCTTAAAAACCAACACCTAAAACAATTGGAAACCATTGCTGGTCTGTCTGCCGAAGAAGCTAAAGAGCAATTGGTAGAAAATCTGAAACAAGAAGCCCGTACACAGGCAATGATGCAGGTGAAGGATATTGTTGATGAGGCGAAGTTAACGGCGAGCAAAGAAGCTAAAAAAGTAGTCATCCAAACCATTCAGCGTACTGCTACCGAAGCTGCAATTGAAAATTCGGTTTCTATTTTTCATATCGAAAGCGATGAGATTAAAGGTCGTGTTATTGGTAGAGAGGGTAGAAACATCCGTGCTTTAGAAGCTGCTACCGGTATTGAGATTATCGTGGATGATACACCAGAAGCAATTATTTTATCAGGTTTCGATCCAGTAAGAAGAGAAATTGCCCGTTTGGCTTTACACCGTTTGGTAACAGATGGTCGTATACACCCGGCTCGTATTGAGGAAATTGTAGCGAAAACCAAAAAACAGATCGAAGACGAGATTGTAGAGATTGGTGAGCGTACAGTAATCGATTTAGGTATCCATGGTTTACACCCGGAGTTAATCCGTATGGTTGGCCGTATGCGTTACCGCTCATCTTACGGACAAAACTTGTTACATCACTCTCGTGAGGTAGCTAACTTCTGTGCGACTATGGCTGCCGAATTAGGCTTAAATGCTAAAATGGCTAAACGTGCAGGTTTATTACACGATATAGGTAAAGTGCCTGATGATAACCCTGAATTGCCACACGCAATTTTAGGCATGCAATTGGCCGAGAAATATAAAGAGCATCCTGAAATCTGTAATGCTATTGGTGCCCACCATGATGAAATTGAGATGACTTCGATGATCTCTCCAATTGTACAGGCTTGTGATGCAATCTCCGGTGCGCGTCCGGGTGCACGTCGTGAGGTGGTAGAAAGTTATATCAAACGCCTTAAAGATTTAGAAGAACTGGCTTTATCTTATCCAGGTGTTGAAAAAACCTTTGCAATTCAGGCAGGTAGAGAATTACGTGTGATTGTAGAAAGTGAACGCATTACTGATGCACAGGCAGAACTTTTAGCTGCTGATATTTCAACCCGTATTCAAACCGAAATGACTTATCCAGGACAGATTAAGGTTACCGTAATCAGAGAAACCCGTTCTGTAGCATTTGCAAAATAG
- a CDS encoding cell division protein ZapA (FtsZ GTPase activity inhibitor) (product_source=COG3027; cath_funfam=1.20.190.10; cog=COG3027; pfam=PF05164; superfamily=102829): MGEISIKITISDRIYPLKVNMEEEEIVRRAAKMINERIKDYQDNYAVRDKQDLLSMAVLHYATAVLRTENKVQSQDTAVADKVEELDVLLSNFFSK; this comes from the coding sequence ATGGGAGAAATCTCGATTAAAATAACCATTTCCGACCGTATTTATCCATTAAAGGTGAATATGGAAGAGGAAGAAATTGTGAGACGGGCAGCAAAAATGATCAATGAACGCATAAAAGATTATCAGGATAATTATGCGGTTAGAGATAAGCAGGATCTTCTTTCTATGGCAGTGTTACACTATGCAACAGCCGTATTGAGAACAGAAAATAAAGTACAAAGCCAGGATACTGCTGTTGCCGATAAGGTTGAAGAATTGGATGTTTTACTCAGTAATTTCTTTTCAAAATAA
- a CDS encoding regulator of replication initiation timing (product_source=COG4467; cath_funfam=1.20.5.170; cog=COG4467; smart=SM00340; superfamily=57959) → MTSVADQLDKVLQKTAQVLELCNALQEENDLLKLENQSLKVALDTAKGKNVELDEKLRVTKLAKSIEGTSEKSLDIKQKINDFVREIDKSIALLKK, encoded by the coding sequence ATGACTTCTGTTGCAGATCAATTAGATAAGGTATTACAAAAAACGGCTCAGGTATTGGAGCTATGTAATGCGCTACAGGAAGAAAATGATTTATTAAAGCTTGAAAATCAATCGTTAAAAGTAGCACTCGATACAGCGAAAGGCAAAAATGTAGAACTTGATGAAAAATTAAGGGTTACAAAATTGGCTAAAAGTATAGAGGGAACAAGTGAGAAGTCGCTTGATATTAAACAAAAAATTAACGATTTTGTGCGGGAGATTGATAAAAGTATTGCATTATTAAAAAAATAA
- a CDS encoding phenylalanyl-tRNA synthetase beta chain (product_source=KO:K01890; cath_funfam=2.40.50.140,3.30.56.10,3.30.70.380,3.30.930.10,3.50.40.10; cog=COG0072; ko=KO:K01890; pfam=PF01588,PF03147,PF03483,PF03484,PF17759; smart=SM00873,SM00896; superfamily=50249,54991,55681,56037; tigrfam=TIGR00472) — protein MKISYNWLKQFVQIDKTPQELSLILTNVGLEVESVEKVQPVVGGLEGLVIGEVLTCVQHPNADRLRITTVNVGGKENLQIVCGAPNVGAGQKVVVATVGTTVYPLEGEPFKIKESKIRGEISQGMICAEDEIGLGKSHDGIMILADDTEIGIRAKDHFKMDDDFVFEIGLTPNRADAASHLGVARDLAAYFRSEYEMPDLSAFKTDSENLVIPVEVEDLAACPRYSSLTLSGVTVKESPEWLKDKLKVIGLRPINNVVDITNYVLHGLGQPLHAFDADKITGGKVIVKKVAEGTPFVTLDDIERKLSADDLMICNTETPMCIAGVFGGKSSGVDATTKNIFLESAYFNSVSVRKTSKRHGLKTDASFRYERGTDPEITVTALKYAALLIKELAGGEISSSVSDIYPSHIKPFEFEVSYTNINKLIGANIPSAEIKHIITALGIAATNTSEDTLALRVPSFKVDVTRECDITEEVLRIYGYNNIEIPSKVNASLSYSIKPEKENTHNVIADMLTSNGYAEIMCNSLTKSAYSKNLDEAVFILNPLSSDLNVMRQHLLMPALESVAYNQNRKNADVKFYEFGKTYHLINEQYVERSRLLLLISGAKQSEQWNHNAKSASFYNLKSAVDAIISRLGIASYQTDTLNDENFAYGIKYFRGDKTLVSFGAVSKADRKVADVSAEVFYADFDWAALLDIVRKNKIVNKEVSKYPQVRRDLSLLIDQAVTFDTLKGIAFKTDKKLIKEVGVFDVYVGDKLPEGKKSYALNFILQDEEQTLTDKQIENTMQKLIANLTAQAGAEIRK, from the coding sequence ATGAAAATATCATATAACTGGTTAAAACAATTCGTACAGATCGATAAAACACCTCAAGAACTTTCGTTAATTCTTACCAATGTTGGTTTAGAGGTAGAAAGTGTAGAAAAAGTGCAGCCTGTTGTGGGCGGCTTAGAGGGCTTGGTTATCGGCGAAGTATTAACCTGTGTTCAGCATCCCAATGCCGATCGTTTGCGCATTACTACGGTAAACGTGGGTGGTAAAGAAAACCTTCAGATTGTTTGTGGTGCTCCAAATGTAGGCGCTGGCCAAAAAGTGGTAGTAGCTACTGTAGGCACAACGGTATACCCATTAGAGGGCGAGCCTTTTAAAATAAAAGAATCAAAAATAAGGGGCGAAATTTCGCAGGGAATGATCTGTGCCGAAGATGAAATTGGTTTAGGTAAATCGCATGATGGCATTATGATCCTTGCCGATGATACCGAAATTGGAATCCGTGCAAAAGACCATTTCAAAATGGATGACGATTTTGTTTTCGAAATCGGATTAACACCAAACCGTGCTGATGCAGCTTCGCATTTAGGTGTGGCGAGAGATTTGGCCGCTTATTTCAGAAGCGAATATGAAATGCCTGATCTTTCAGCTTTTAAAACAGATAGCGAAAATCTGGTAATTCCGGTAGAAGTAGAAGATTTAGCCGCTTGTCCGCGTTATAGCAGCCTAACACTTTCTGGTGTTACCGTAAAAGAATCGCCAGAGTGGTTAAAAGATAAATTAAAGGTAATTGGTTTACGTCCCATCAATAATGTGGTTGATATTACCAATTATGTGCTTCATGGTTTGGGTCAACCGTTACATGCTTTCGATGCCGATAAAATTACAGGCGGAAAAGTAATCGTGAAAAAAGTTGCTGAAGGAACGCCTTTTGTAACCCTTGATGACATAGAACGTAAACTCAGCGCAGATGATTTAATGATCTGCAATACCGAAACACCAATGTGTATTGCAGGTGTTTTCGGTGGAAAATCTTCTGGAGTTGATGCTACTACCAAAAATATTTTCTTGGAAAGTGCTTATTTTAATTCGGTTTCTGTACGTAAAACTTCAAAAAGACATGGCTTAAAAACCGATGCCTCTTTCCGTTACGAGCGTGGTACCGATCCGGAGATTACGGTTACGGCTTTAAAATATGCAGCATTATTAATTAAAGAATTGGCTGGCGGGGAAATTTCTTCATCAGTATCCGATATTTATCCAAGTCATATCAAGCCTTTTGAGTTTGAAGTAAGTTATACCAACATCAATAAACTAATTGGTGCAAATATCCCTTCGGCCGAAATTAAACACATTATTACTGCTTTAGGTATTGCGGCAACCAATACTTCTGAAGATACTTTGGCTTTAAGAGTACCATCGTTTAAAGTTGATGTGACCCGCGAATGTGATATTACAGAAGAAGTATTGCGTATTTACGGTTATAACAATATCGAAATCCCTTCAAAGGTAAATGCATCGCTTTCTTACAGCATCAAACCTGAGAAAGAAAATACACACAACGTAATTGCAGATATGCTTACCTCAAACGGTTATGCAGAAATTATGTGCAACTCGTTAACTAAATCGGCTTATTCGAAAAATTTAGACGAAGCTGTATTTATTTTAAATCCATTAAGCAGCGATTTAAATGTAATGCGCCAGCATTTATTGATGCCGGCATTAGAAAGTGTGGCTTACAACCAGAACCGTAAAAATGCTGATGTCAAGTTTTATGAATTCGGTAAAACCTATCATTTAATTAATGAGCAGTATGTAGAGCGCTCAAGGTTATTATTGTTGATCTCGGGTGCCAAACAGAGCGAGCAATGGAACCACAATGCTAAATCGGCTAGCTTTTATAACTTAAAATCGGCAGTTGATGCCATTATAAGCCGTTTGGGTATTGCAAGCTATCAAACCGATACCTTAAACGATGAAAACTTTGCTTACGGGATTAAATATTTCCGTGGGGATAAGACCCTGGTAAGTTTTGGTGCCGTTTCAAAAGCCGACCGGAAAGTAGCTGATGTAAGTGCGGAGGTTTTTTATGCCGATTTTGATTGGGCTGCCTTGTTGGATATTGTAAGGAAAAATAAGATCGTTAACAAAGAGGTTTCTAAGTATCCACAAGTGCGTAGAGATTTATCTTTATTGATCGATCAGGCGGTAACTTTCGATACTTTAAAAGGTATTGCTTTCAAAACTGATAAAAAGCTGATCAAAGAGGTTGGTGTGTTCGATGTATATGTAGGTGATAAATTACCTGAAGGCAAAAAATCGTACGCCTTGAACTTCATTTTGCAGGATGAGGAACAAACCTTAACCGATAAGCAGATTGAAAACACGATGCAGAAATTAATCGCGAATTTAACCGCACAAGCTGGTGCAGAAATTAGGAAATAA
- a CDS encoding glucan phosphoethanolaminetransferase (alkaline phosphatase superfamily) (product_source=COG2194; cog=COG2194; superfamily=82861; transmembrane_helix_parts=Inside_1_4,TMhelix_5_24,Outside_25_38,TMhelix_39_61,Inside_62_64) — MEIFIVYWVIVVLLFVVGIIQIIVKAAKNQPVKPGLKLVIASVIMLVIGAGACAVILSNLNIGH, encoded by the coding sequence ATGGAAATTTTTATAGTATATTGGGTAATTGTCGTACTGTTATTCGTAGTTGGCATCATTCAGATCATCGTAAAAGCTGCGAAAAATCAACCCGTTAAGCCAGGTCTTAAACTGGTTATTGCATCTGTTATCATGTTGGTAATAGGAGCAGGAGCATGCGCAGTAATTCTATCTAATTTAAATATTGGCCATTAG
- a CDS encoding succinate dehydrogenase hydrophobic anchor subunit (product_source=COG2142; cog=COG2142; superfamily=81343; transmembrane_helix_parts=Inside_1_4,TMhelix_5_27,Outside_28_41,TMhelix_42_61,Inside_62_64), whose product MEGLFVLLIVYCLTAVVLFVVGIIQIIIKSSRNEPVKPGLKLLIISVIMVVIGFGACAVLLANS is encoded by the coding sequence ATGGAAGGCTTATTCGTATTGTTAATTGTTTATTGTCTTACCGCTGTTGTACTCTTTGTGGTGGGGATTATTCAGATTATTATTAAGTCATCAAGAAACGAACCTGTAAAACCCGGGTTAAAACTGCTTATCATTTCGGTAATCATGGTGGTAATCGGTTTTGGTGCTTGTGCAGTATTGCTGGCCAACAGTTAA
- a CDS encoding putative radical SAM superfamily Fe-S cluster-containing enzyme (product_source=COG1964; cath_funfam=3.20.20.70; cog=COG1964; ko=KO:K06937; pfam=PF04055,PF13394; superfamily=102114), which yields MANTRDYIYYDYTKSLCPECLQLCDAKIVFQDAKVFMLKNCRTHGDSKVMIADDVEYYKQIRNYNKQSEMPLKFNTKVHYGCPYDCGLCTDHEQHSCLTVIEVTDRCNLACPTCYAMSSPSYGRHRTLEEIERMMDVVVANEGEPDVVQLSGGEPTVHPDFFKILDLAKTKPIKHLMVNTNGIRIAKDIGFVEKLASYMPDFEIYLQFDSFSAEVLTKLRGEDLTEVRRKAIDHLNQFNVSTTLVVTLQNGLNDHEIGDILDYALKQKCVRGVTFQPTQVAGRNDDYNDQQGRITLTEVRRKIYEQYPVFTPQDLIPVPCNPDALCMAYALKIGDEVIPMTHLINPEDLLNNSKNTIVFEHDEKLKEHMLNLFSTGVSVDCAEDTFGELMCCLPRVKSDNLSYDNLFRIIIMNFMDPLDFDVRAVKKSCVHIVSDKYKMVPFETMNIFYRDNKIDLIREKLNMN from the coding sequence ATGGCCAATACCAGAGATTATATATACTACGATTATACCAAAAGTCTTTGCCCCGAATGTTTACAGCTTTGCGATGCGAAAATTGTTTTTCAGGATGCCAAGGTATTTATGCTAAAAAATTGCAGAACGCATGGTGATAGCAAAGTAATGATTGCCGATGATGTAGAATATTACAAGCAGATCAGGAATTACAATAAACAATCAGAAATGCCGCTTAAGTTTAATACTAAAGTGCACTACGGTTGCCCTTATGATTGTGGCTTATGTACCGATCATGAACAACATTCGTGTTTAACCGTAATAGAGGTTACCGATCGTTGCAACCTAGCCTGTCCAACCTGTTATGCCATGTCGTCTCCAAGTTATGGCAGGCACCGTACGCTGGAAGAAATAGAACGTATGATGGATGTTGTTGTGGCAAACGAAGGTGAACCCGATGTGGTTCAACTTTCGGGTGGAGAACCAACCGTACATCCCGATTTTTTTAAGATTTTAGACCTTGCCAAAACAAAACCCATTAAACATTTAATGGTGAACACGAATGGGATCAGGATTGCAAAAGATATTGGCTTTGTAGAAAAATTAGCTAGCTATATGCCCGATTTCGAAATTTACCTGCAGTTTGATAGTTTCAGCGCCGAAGTACTAACCAAGCTAAGGGGAGAAGACCTTACTGAAGTAAGAAGAAAAGCCATCGATCACCTCAACCAGTTTAATGTATCTACTACTTTGGTGGTTACTTTGCAGAATGGCCTTAACGATCATGAAATTGGCGATATTTTAGATTATGCACTTAAGCAGAAATGTGTTCGCGGCGTTACCTTCCAGCCTACCCAGGTTGCCGGAAGAAATGATGATTATAATGATCAACAGGGAAGAATAACCCTAACTGAGGTGCGCAGAAAAATTTATGAGCAATACCCTGTTTTTACCCCACAGGATTTAATCCCTGTGCCATGCAACCCCGATGCATTGTGTATGGCTTATGCATTAAAAATCGGCGATGAGGTAATCCCGATGACACATCTGATCAATCCGGAAGATTTACTCAACAATTCAAAAAATACCATTGTTTTCGAACACGATGAAAAATTGAAAGAACACATGCTGAATTTGTTTAGTACGGGTGTTTCGGTAGATTGTGCCGAAGATACCTTTGGCGAATTGATGTGTTGCCTGCCAAGGGTAAAATCAGATAATTTAAGTTACGATAATTTATTTCGGATTATCATCATGAATTTTATGGACCCGCTGGATTTTGATGTACGCGCTGTTAAAAAATCATGTGTGCACATTGTGAGCGATAAATATAAAATGGTACCCTTCGAAACCATGAATATTTTTTACCGCGACAACAAAATAGATCTGATCAGGGAAAAACTAAATATGAACTAA
- a CDS encoding prolipoprotein diacylglyceryltransferase (product_source=COG0682; cog=COG0682; pfam=PF01790; superfamily=81340; transmembrane_helix_parts=Outside_1_19,TMhelix_20_38,Inside_39_50,TMhelix_51_70,Outside_71_84,TMhelix_85_107,Inside_108_119,TMhelix_120_142,Outside_143_161,TMhelix_162_184,Inside_185_195,TMhelix_196_213,Outside_214_222,TMhelix_223_242,Inside_243_252), which yields MLLKSLFPFQFELFGDRYHYHYIFETLAFIIGVRLYYFYKKGIKDPISDENRLWIMLGAMLGALIGSRVIAVLETPEVLHHLSFSVLYQSKTIVGGLLGGLFGVELIKKIIGVNVASGDVYVIPILVALIIGRIGCFSMGTDEPTYGIPSHFFTGMDLGDGILRHPIMLYEMVYLILLIFLFNGLKNKTLINGDRFKLLMVLYFLFRFWVEFIKPYHSLFLNLSSIHWSALFIFIYYYKFIIRISKQILHKQ from the coding sequence ATGCTGTTAAAATCGCTGTTTCCCTTTCAATTCGAGCTTTTTGGTGACAGATACCATTATCACTATATTTTCGAAACATTGGCATTTATAATTGGTGTTAGGTTATATTATTTCTATAAAAAAGGAATTAAAGACCCGATATCTGATGAAAACAGGCTATGGATTATGTTGGGCGCTATGCTTGGGGCATTAATTGGCTCGCGTGTAATTGCTGTGCTCGAAACGCCTGAAGTACTCCACCACCTTAGTTTTTCAGTTCTTTATCAAAGTAAGACCATTGTTGGCGGTTTGCTTGGCGGTTTGTTCGGTGTTGAATTGATAAAAAAGATAATAGGTGTAAATGTCGCCTCAGGAGATGTTTACGTTATCCCGATTTTGGTTGCCCTTATTATTGGCCGTATCGGTTGCTTTTCTATGGGGACCGACGAGCCAACCTATGGCATCCCTAGCCATTTTTTTACGGGTATGGATTTGGGCGATGGCATATTGCGGCATCCCATCATGCTCTACGAAATGGTTTACCTCATACTTTTGATTTTTTTGTTCAATGGCTTGAAAAATAAGACATTGATCAATGGAGACCGTTTTAAATTGCTTATGGTATTGTATTTTCTGTTCCGTTTTTGGGTAGAATTTATAAAACCTTACCATTCATTATTTTTAAATTTAAGCAGCATTCATTGGTCTGCATTGTTTATTTTTATTTATTATTATAAATTCATCATCAGAATTTCGAAACAGATTTTACATAAACAGTAA